One Punica granatum isolate Tunisia-2019 chromosome 3, ASM765513v2, whole genome shotgun sequence genomic window carries:
- the LOC116199921 gene encoding protein DMP9-like produces MERTEQDIGIRIYTASPRKSPTPAPAPAPAAADYPSSMPPGPVETVAPAGGQKRQAVAKGVQKTLSKTSLLVNFLPTGTLLTFEMLLPSASGDGSCSPVNTHMIHALLSLCSLSCFFFHFTDSFKTPEGKVYYGFVTPRGLSLFRTGLGVEVPKDGRYKLGISDFVHAIMSVTVFMAIALSDHRVTNCLFPGHVKEMDEVMESFPLMVGIVCSGLFLVFPNTRYGIGCMST; encoded by the coding sequence ATGGAGCGAACGGAGCAAGACATCGGGATCAGAATCTACACGGCCTCTCCTCGCAAGTCCCCCACCCCGGCCCCTGCCCCTGCCCCTGCCGCTGCAGATTATCCTTCCTCCATGCCACCAGGGCCTGTGGAGACTGTGGCCCCGGCTGGTGGCCAGAAGAGGCAGGCAGTGGCGAAGGGAGTCCAGAAGACGCTGTCGAAGACCTCGTTGCTTGTGAACTTCCTGCCCACGGGAACCCTCCTCACATTCGAAATGCTGCTGCCCTCGGCCTCAGGGGATGGGTCGTGCTCGCCGGTGAACACCCACATGATCCACGCCCTCCTCAGCCTCTGCAGCCTCTCGTGCTTCTTCTTCCACTTCACTGACAGTTTCAAGACCCCTGAAGGGAAGGTCTATTATGGGTTTGTGACCCCGAGGGGACTCTCCCTCTTCAGGACAGGACTGGGGGTTGAGGTCCCCAAGGATGGCAGGTACAAACTCGGGATCTCCGACTTTGTGCATGCCATCATGTCCGTCACGGTTTTCATGGCGATTGCGCTTTCTGATCATCGAGTCACCAACTGTCTCTTCCCAGGGCACGTTAAGGAGATGGACGAAGTGATGGAGAGTTTCCCGCTCATGGTGGGGATCGTCTGCAGCGGGCTTTTCTTGGTGTTCCCGAACACTCGGTACGGGATTGGGTGTATGTCCACTTAA